The genomic stretch TGAGATCTTGGTCTGCAGCTTAGTTATTTATTTATGCACCACGCTGCTAGGGTACATGCATGCGTAGTCTAATATGGAGTCTGCCCCACCACGTTGCCCGGCGGGCTGTAGTCGCATATGACATAGACGCCAGCGTTGCCATCACAGACGAGACCTTGGCACCCTATGGCCGTTGTGTCCCTCCACACCACCTGCTTGTATGCATCGCATGACTTACCAGGAGGCGCGGAGCAGGTGTTGGTGGCGTGGTCGTAGTACTGCTTCTCCGCTACCCACCAGTTCAGGGCGTCCACATAATTCCATTCGGAACCGGTTCCCACGAAGACGTTCTCTCCGTATGGGCGGCCCAGTGGAGAGAATTCAAAAAGGCAGTCGGCGCGGCGTTTCTCCGCGAACGCATCCGCGTACGTCGCCACCGTGTCATCCCACACCACCGGTGGCACACCTACGCTGGCGCGCACAGTGTTGTGGGCGTCCAACATATCCTGCACCGTGTTCTGGGCAGTGACGATCATGGCGGACGCAAGAACTAAGAGAAGTACTGCAGCTAGCTGCTTCGGTGAGCACTTCATCTCGGCCATGCCTTCCTACAAACTCGAGGAAATAagtatgtgtatgtgtgtgttttGATGAGATGGGCTGCCACGATGAGTTATGTATTTATACTAGTGCAAAAGGTAGCTCGATGGGTAGCTTCTATAAGATGCTAAGCTTGAAGTCATTATACTTGAGTCAATTAGAAGAAAAAAATATCTCAGCATACTAGGCAAAACCCAATAGTTCAAAAGTTCAACGCAATAAGTAATTAGGGACCTCATCGTTAGGAAGAAGTAGAGACGTAGTTACAAAAATCCAACATTCATAGTGGAATTGTAAACACCGTGAAAAAGAAATCTATGTTATTTTATTGGAAAGATGAGAATTAGCTTCCAAGAAAGCAGATTAGTCTGCCAATTCATCATATGTAATGGTAATTTAGTACAAGAATTCAACTATTTGCTACTTCCACAAGAATTGCTCAAATGGCATCATCAAAATTTTATTGACCGAGGCTGGCCTGCCCAGCTGACCATAAACAAGTGTAAGAAGAAAAATACTAGGCTTGCCTTAAACTTAGCCCCGTGCCAATTGCGGTCAGCTGTCGTTCGATGCACTGTAAAGGCAAAAGAAAATCTAAGCGGGGTTGGATGATCCGCCTGCGCGAAAGCAAACCCTGCTGGTTCCAAGGGAAGTATAATAGACCGAGTCATTGATCTCACCCTTGCTAATTAATTGATAGGATTTGGCTTTGCCTGTAAAAACAGTCTACTGCCTTTCCTCAAATCCCTCAACAAGAACATTTGCGCCTTTCTTTGTTTGTACAAATAAATGTTTTGATGAGTTGCTGGGCTGCAATAGATTGCAGATCATCACGCACTCCTCGATCACTGGATCGctagaagaaaatgaaaaggacGACCGCCTTTTCTCAAATCCCTCAATTTGAAAAAGACGTTCGTTTTTTATGAGTCTTCTCTTCGGTTTACTGGCtagtaccaaacaaaaacaaggatgCTTCAACGCTGTATGTACATATGAATACGTGTGTGTGCTGCCTCCATGACTTGCTTAGCCAGGTCCTACTAAATCCAACATGTGCCATGGAGCTGTGCAAACTGTGAAAAAAAATCTATTTATGGGCAAGTGGAGATGAATTAGCTTACCCAGGAGATTATCTGCCGATTTACCGTGTGTCACGGTAGTTTAATTAGTGCATTAATTCAACGGTGAGCATTCAGAGAGTTGCAACTTGTACCACAATGTCTCACGTGAGGCATCATCAAAATGTCATCACGAGGCATCATCAAAATGCAATTACCGTGTAAACAAGTGtaagaagaaaaagacaagttagAAGTTCCACTTTACACTATGCATGACTTGGCTTTCCTTAAAGTTGCCTTGTGCCAAGTAAGTTAATTAAACTGTCGGCACAggaaaaaagcaaaataaaatttaagcggcatcatcaaaatgtCATCACGGGGCATCTTCCAAATGTCTCAAGCTTGGAGTCGTTATACTTGAGTCCAATAGAATAAGGAATATCTCAACGTACTGGGAAAAATCGTAAATTTGGGACCTCATTGTTAGGAAAAAGTAACCCAATACGTAGTTACAAAAATCCAACATGTGTCGCGGAATTGAGCAAATGGCGAAAAGAAATATATGATTTTATTAGCAGGATGAGAATCAGCATGCCGGGCAGCAGATTAGTATACAACAATTACATCATGTGTAATGATAGTTTAGTACACTTATTCAGCGGTTCCATTTGTTGAGCATTCAACTATTTGCTACTTGTATAAGAATGGCCCAAATGGCATCATCAAAATTTCATGACGAGGCATTGGCGATAGACCCTGTTGGTACCTACCACGTGAGGAAAAAAATCTTTTCGTTTTCCACCGCCAAGGGAAGCACAACAGAACGTGTGATTAGTCGATCCCACTTTGCTAAGTAATTGATAGTATTTGTTCTTTCCTATGAAAACAGCCTATTCTGTGATTCGTGAACGCTCAGTCTTCCTATCGCAGTTCCGCACACACTCGTCGATCACTGGATCCttagaagaaaataaaaaaaaacgatTGGATTTTCTCAAATCACTCAATTTGAAAAATACGTTTCGTTCTGATGAGTCTTCCCTTGTATCATGGATGGGCTCGGAAggaatcaaagaaaaagaagcaTGCTCCATCACTACCGGAACGCGCCGAGACGCCGCtgccagctgccctcggcgtatgccTCGCAAGCCGTCGACGTagcatacgccgagggcagccctcggcgtagcccctcAGGCTAGATGGGCCTCGGCGtagcctggccgtcggcgtagcagttgctacgccgagggcaaccctttGCGTAGATAGGCCATCGGCGTATAtttcaaatattcaaattttaatttttccaaaaaacagtcaattttttcttttttctcctttttttcttttacttGTTTATCACACTTTGAACTCTAAGTATAGACTCTACACTTAAATCTAAGTTAAATTACAACTTCCTGGTTCCCTTCGGGTTAGCtaccatgaaagaaatgacaccttattGATAATATTACCTTATCACTCCTATTAACCCTTCGAAcgtgatgtcacaactctttattttttgaattccaaacaattacttaagcaaACAAGAAtaaatatataagtaataataatatagaattcaaataacaataaatgattttttgtctttttatttaaaatggaacaattaatatttttaaattcGTAAATCAGAATCTgataaataatatgtctaaatcgatcagaaaaatgatagGAAtccaaatataacatccatatcatcttttgaacctaaaaaatgagaggaatccaaatatgacattcATTTTGTCATCTGGCCCAAAAAGGCCCCCGGGAGGTGCGGTATGGTCGTACCGGGCACGcgggtgcacccgtttaccaacgcgctaaacggattaaaattagcacataaaataTTTTCCCAAAATTTATCGAGCAAcgaaaagtgtacccctagtttaaattcggccagtttccagcggattcagcGGGACACCACAGGAAGCCGCAGGTATTTCCAGATGGCtagcgcgcgcatatggcatgtgataggtggtgcgtaggtggtctcctACCACTGCGCGGAGGTCTCACGCTATCACCTGACTTGTTCCTCGTAGCTGCTTGAAAAAAAAGTCATTTcgacaccccgaaaatgaaaatacCGTCGCCCGATGGtcagattggaaatccgcgaccgaggCCTTGCTTCtcatcccagggaccacacacgtgccaaatatggcctcgttccgataaactatgcggtgtcacatgccgtttcctactcatttcccctaaaagccatagaactccggatgtgatagccctgttcgtgaagagttttccaaaataattactGTATCCCAATtctgacttttggagtggttactaggacacataaaataacgcCACGCGAAGCCGCGGgactttctgacttcgtttaaattatcatctggccaaaacggggcTCCTGGGAGGTGTGGTATGGCTGTATCGGGCGCGCGGGTGCAGCCGTTCGCCAATGCGCTAAActgaaaaaattagcacataaaatgatgtgtcatagacctaaaaaca from Lolium rigidum isolate FL_2022 chromosome 4, APGP_CSIRO_Lrig_0.1, whole genome shotgun sequence encodes the following:
- the LOC124705899 gene encoding pathogenesis-related protein 1-like, translating into MKCSPKQLAAVLLLVLASAMIVTAQNTVQDMLDAHNTVRASVGVPPVVWDDTVATYADAFAEKRRADCLFEFSPLGRPYGENVFVGTGSEWNYVDALNWWVAEKQYYDHATNTCSAPPGKSCDAYKQVVWRDTTAIGCQGLVCDGNAGVYVICDYSPPGNVVGQTPY